A stretch of DNA from Rhodothermales bacterium:
CGAACTCGACGCCTCGATCATGTCGGGCGAGACGCTCGCCGCCGGGGCCGTGGCCGGCGTGAAGCACATCAAGAACCCCATCCGCCTCGCCCGCCTCGTGATGGAAGCCTCCCCGCACGTGATGATGACGGGCGACGGGGCCGAGGCGTTCGCCGCTCAGCACGACGTGGAGACGGTTCCGAACGAATATTTCTACACCGAATCGCGCCGCGAAGCGCTCGACCGCGTGCAGGAGCGCGAGCGCAACGCCTCCGGCGATGCCGGGCGCACGCCTGAGGCGTGGCAGATGACCGGCACCGTCGGGGCCGTCGCCCGCGACCAGCGCGGCCACCTCGCCGCCGCGACCTCCACCGGAGGCATGACGAACAAGCGCTTCGGCCGCGTCGGCGATGCGCCCATCCCCGGAGCCGGCACGTACGCCGACGACCGGACGTGCGCCGTCTCCGCGACCGGCCACGGCGAGTACTTCATCCGCCTTGCCGTCGCGCACGACGTCTCGGCGCGGATGATGTACCTCGGGGAGTCCGTCGCCGAGGCGTCCCGCGCCGTCATCCACGAGCGGCTCGGCGAGCTAGGCGGCACGGGCGGCGTGATCGCGATTGACGGCGAGGGCCGCGTGGCGATGCCGTTCAACACCCCGGGCATGTTCCGCGGCACGATTGACGCCGACGGGAACGTGACGGTCGAGATCTACCGCGAGGGATGAGCTACGACCTCGACACCGCCGCCGCCCACCTCGCCTCGGCTGACCCCGTGATGGCGCGGCTCGTCGACATCGTCGGGCCGTGCCGGCTGGAGTTCGCCCGGCTCGACAACCCGTTCCAGTCGCTCCTCCGCGCCATCGTCTTCCAGCAGCTCTCCGGCAAGGCCGCCGCGACGATCCACCGCCGCCTCCTCGACCTCTTCCCCGGTGAGCACCCCGACCCCGACGAGATCCTCGACACGTCCGACGACACGCTCCGCTCGGTCGGCCTCTCCCGCGCCAAGACCGCCGCCGCCAAAGACCTCGCGGGGCGGACGCTGGACGGGACCGTGCCGCCGCGCGACGTCCTCCTCACGATGGACGACGCCGAGATCGTGGCCCGGCTGACGCTCGTGCGCGGCGTCGGACCGTGGACGGTCGAGATGCTGCTGATCTTCCAGCTCGGCCGGCCGGACGTGCTGCCGGTGACGGACCTCGGCGTGCGCAACGGGGTGCGCCGGGCGTACGGGCTCGACGACCTCCCCGCGCCGAAGGAGCTGCGGGCGTTCGGCGAGCGGTGGGCGCCGTACCGGAGCGTCGCGAGCTGGTACCTCTGGCGCGCCGCCGACCTCGTGGAGTGGACGGCACCGATGCCGGGCCGCGGGGGAAAAGGGCTCGGCGAGTTGCGCCGATAGGCGCGCGGTGTCTATGGTAGCCCCGTCACCAACCCCCGAACCGATGAACCGTACGTGGATGCAGAGCGCCCTCCTCGCGGCGATGCTCTGGGCGCTCGGGCCGCAGGCGCAGGCGCAGGCCATCGACACCCTCTTCACGTGGCAGACGTACGACGCCGAGGGGGTCACCCACATCCGCGTTTTCCCCTCGGACGATGAGGACCGGCCCATCACGGCCGTCGTCGACGAGCTCGCCGAGAACCGCGCCGGGGCCGTCACCGACGACGTCCGCTACTTCGTCGACACCTTCGGGCGGGCGTTCGGGCTCGACCCGACGGAGATCACGTTCGTCTTCCGATTCTCCGGCCTGAGCTTCAGCGCCGACGGCACCGACGACAAGCAGATCCTGCTCCGCGCCACGTTCAACCGCACGAAGGCCGGCAACCTCGGCTCGCCGTCGTGGCGCCTCATCTCGCGCGACGAACTCGCCGAGCTGACCGACCGGGCACTTTACTGAGGCTGGCGGGCGTGCACGCAGCTTCGCTCGGTATCCATTTGCCAGACCCGAGTTGCGCCCTCGCCCTCTGTCATCCCGAACGCAGTGAAGGATCTGCCTTCGAGGCGTCTCGCGGCGGGGGAGACCCTTCGCGCTGCTCAGGATGACAGGAAAGGGGGACGGTGCGTTTCCGCTGGTTGCCACGCAGTCTCTCACATCTTGACAAAAAGGATCATTTGGCCGGCCGCGCCGTGTAACACCTTCGCATTTCTGTCGCAACAAACGACACTGAGGATTTCGCATGGCAGGCATCTCCACGTTGAACGGCGAGGCGCGAGAGCTCGAACTCGACAAGCTCTCCGAGGACGTCTCCATCTCCAAACAGACCCTCGTCCGCTGGGCCGACCGCGGCCTCATCGATGCTGAACTGGACTGGGCGATCTCGGACGACAACGAGGAACTCCGCCTCATCCGCATCACGCCGCGCTCGCTGGAGTTCCTCGAAGGCTTCGCCGAGGAGTACCGCGACGACACGGTGAGCCGGACCGAGGCCCGCCGCATCCTCAAGATGATCGACCGGAGCCAGGTGCAGAAGCTCCTCCGCCAGGGCGATCTCACATCGCGGAAGGTGGACGACGAGACGCGCGTGGTGATCGGCAGCGTCGAGGACTACCTGATGGGGCTGGAGAGCGACGACGAGGACGAGGCGTAGCGTTCGGAGGCGGCCTTTCGTGGGGCGGGTGTTACCTCGCCGCCCGACGGCTCGGCTTGCTATGGGGGGTGCCCCCCGCCGTATACTCCCGCCTCCTTTTCACTCTCCCCTCTGCCATGCTCTCTCGTTTTGCCCCCCGTCTGTTCGCCGTCGCGCTTTGCGGCGCGCTCGCCCTCTCCGTCCTCCCCGGCTGCGACACCACCGATCCGATCCCGCCCGCGGATACGACAGAGGTGACGGGGACTTACGACTTTACCCTGTTTCGCTTCAACCCGGATCCCCAGTTCGTACCGGATGCCGTCGTGTTGGACACGCTGAACCAGGAGCGGACGAGCGTCGAACTCCTCGATAGCGGCCAGTTCCAGTTCCGGTACCGCGTGGTGGGTGGGCTCGACAACATCATCAACGGCACGTTCACGGTGACGCGGGACGAGGTCACCCTCACGTTCGAGAGCGGAAACGAGGCCCGGCTTCAGCGGCTTCTGCTGGATTCCACGCTGCAGTTCGACCGCGCGGACTCGGAGACGCTGACGCTGAGCCGGACGAAGCGCGTCGACCTCGAAGCATACTCCGAGGTGTACCGGAACACCGGCGGGCTCGATCTCACGGACGTGCGTGGTCTGCTCGAAGTGAACCTGAACCGCCGGGGCCGCTGACGTGGAGGCGGCGTTGCCGAGTCCGGCGTCGTGGAGCGCACGCGCACGCGGGCTGATCCGCATCGCGCGTCCGCTGAACGTGGTGATGTTCTTCGCAGGCGTCGCGCTCGGCGGCCTTCTCGCGGCCGGACCGAGCGCGTTCGTCGGAAGTGAAGGGCGGGCCCTCGCCCTCGCCACCGCGAGCGCGGCGCTCATCGGCGCGGGCGCGAACGCGATCAACGACGTGTTCGACGTGGAGATCGACCGGGTGAACCGGCCGGACCGACCGCTGCCTGCGGGCGTGCTCTCGGTTGGGGCGGCCCGCGTGTTCTGGGGACTCACGTCCGGCGCCGGCGTGGGGTTGAGCGCGTGGCTTTCCCCGCTGCACGTCGCGATTGCCGTCGGTTCGGTGGCGCTGCTCTACGGCTACAGCGCGCGGCTGAAGCGGACGGCGCTGTTCGGCAACCTCGCCGTCGCGGCCGTGCTCGGCCTCGCGATCCTTTACGGCGGCCTCGCCGTGTCTCCGGCCGCGTGGTCGGTGCCGCTCCTCGGCGCGGCGTTCGCCTTCGGCTCGACGCTCGCGCGTGAGGTGGCGAAGGACATCGAAGACGCCGTCGGTGATGCGACGGGCGGGGCACGGACGTTGCCGCTCGTCGCCGGGCCGCAGATTGCGGTGTGGGTGGCGGTGGCGGCGGTGGGCGCGACGCTGGCGTCCTTCCCGCTCGCGCTCGTGGCGGGGCTGGGCGCGGACTTCTTCGCGCTGGGGCTCCCAGCCGCTGGGCTCCTGCTGGCAGCGGCGTGGGCCCTCCTCGGCGCGCCGAACGCGCTGCTGCGCCGCCGGGCGGGCAGGGCGAGCGCGCTTCTCAAAGCGGCGATGGTCGCGGGCATCCTCGCGCTCGCCGCCGCCCGATTAGTCGACGGAACGTGGTAAGTTGCGGGCCGGCGCGGTTGGACGAGGGGAGCCGTACTCCCTCAGGCGCCCTCCTTCGGCATTCTTTCACGCCTCCGAGGGGCGTGCCCTGTGACTTCGGGCGCGCGGTCGGCGGCTCATAGCACGGACGCCCCCTACGGGGCGACGCAATCCCCATGCAAGCTTTCGATTCGGATGCCGTCCTCCGGGCGCAGGCAGGCGACGACGGGGCCCGCGAGCGACTGCTCCAGGCCCTCGAGCCGATCCTGCGGCGGTTCTTCCTGAGCCGCATCGGCGGTCGGCCCGACGTAGACGACCTCGTGCAGAATACCCTCCTCCGCGTGCATACCGGCCTCGAAGCGCTCCAGAATCCGGCGCGGCTCAAGGCGTTCTCGATGAAGGCCGCCGTGTTCGAACTGCAGGACTTCTACCGGGGCCGCTACAGCGGGCGCGAGTACCTCTACGACCCCGAACGCCCGCCGGCCGACCCCGGCGGCACGGAGTCGACGGGCCTGCGGGTGGACCTCGAACGTGCGCTCGACGTGCTCACGCCGAAGGCCCGCCGCATCATCGAACTGCGCGAGATGGGGTACCAATACAAAGACATCGCGGACATGGTGGACACCACCGAAGCCGCCGTGAAGATGCAGGTCAAGCGCGCCTTCGAGCGGCTGCGCAGCGAGCTCCTCGCGCTCGTGATCGGCCCCCTATCCCTCCTGCTCGGCTGACCGACCCACCGAACGACCTGATGAACGACTCCTACGACTCCCTCTTCGAGGCGCTCGACCCCGCCGAGAGCGAGGCCCTCCGCCACGCCCTCGGCGACGACGCGAGCACGGCCGACGCGCTCGCGCTCTGGACCGCGCTCCGCGCCCGGCTCGGCGCCGACCTCCGTCGCGCTCTCCCCGACTTCGACCTCCTCGTGCTCTACGCCATCGGCGAGGCCGACCCCGCCACGCTCGCGCCGGAGGAAGAGGCCCGGCTGATCGCGGCCCGCCCGTCGCTGGAGCGCGCGATCGCCGCCCACCCCGCGCTCGACGACGTGGTCCGCCGCATCCGTGCCGATCACGCGGCGTTCGACGCGGCGTGGGAGGCGGAGCCGGCACCCGCCCCGGCGACCGTGCGGGAGGAGATCGGAATGCGGAAGCGCGCCGAGGACCGGGCGCCCGAGCGACCGCGCGCGGCGCGGCGGTGGGCGTGGCGCTCGGCGGTGGCCGTCGCTGTCGTCGCGTTCGCCGCGATCATGGTGTTCATCCTGCAGCGCGACGCCGGGTTCGAGACGTACGACACGGCAGCCGACGAGACCCGCACGGTCACGCTCGACGACGGCTCGACGGTGATGCTGGCGGCGTCCTCGCGGTTGATGG
This window harbors:
- a CDS encoding isoaspartyl peptidase/L-asparaginase, producing the protein MLRLLLLSVALLAFVPASAQPVDDAPPADEARYVLAIHGGAGVIERGSMTPEREAAYRAALEEALRAGHAVIQNGGSALDAVTAAIPLLEDSPLFNAGRGAVFTSEGTVELDASIMSGETLAAGAVAGVKHIKNPIRLARLVMEASPHVMMTGDGAEAFAAQHDVETVPNEYFYTESRREALDRVQERERNASGDAGRTPEAWQMTGTVGAVARDQRGHLAAATSTGGMTNKRFGRVGDAPIPGAGTYADDRTCAVSATGHGEYFIRLAVAHDVSARMMYLGESVAEASRAVIHERLGELGGTGGVIAIDGEGRVAMPFNTPGMFRGTIDADGNVTVEIYREG
- a CDS encoding DNA-3-methyladenine glycosylase produces the protein MSYDLDTAAAHLASADPVMARLVDIVGPCRLEFARLDNPFQSLLRAIVFQQLSGKAAATIHRRLLDLFPGEHPDPDEILDTSDDTLRSVGLSRAKTAAAKDLAGRTLDGTVPPRDVLLTMDDAEIVARLTLVRGVGPWTVEMLLIFQLGRPDVLPVTDLGVRNGVRRAYGLDDLPAPKELRAFGERWAPYRSVASWYLWRAADLVEWTAPMPGRGGKGLGELRR
- a CDS encoding geranylgeranylglycerol-phosphate geranylgeranyltransferase; this translates as MFFAGVALGGLLAAGPSAFVGSEGRALALATASAALIGAGANAINDVFDVEIDRVNRPDRPLPAGVLSVGAARVFWGLTSGAGVGLSAWLSPLHVAIAVGSVALLYGYSARLKRTALFGNLAVAAVLGLAILYGGLAVSPAAWSVPLLGAAFAFGSTLAREVAKDIEDAVGDATGGARTLPLVAGPQIAVWVAVAAVGATLASFPLALVAGLGADFFALGLPAAGLLLAAAWALLGAPNALLRRRAGRASALLKAAMVAGILALAAARLVDGTW
- a CDS encoding sigma-70 family RNA polymerase sigma factor — its product is MQAFDSDAVLRAQAGDDGARERLLQALEPILRRFFLSRIGGRPDVDDLVQNTLLRVHTGLEALQNPARLKAFSMKAAVFELQDFYRGRYSGREYLYDPERPPADPGGTESTGLRVDLERALDVLTPKARRIIELREMGYQYKDIADMVDTTEAAVKMQVKRAFERLRSELLALVIGPLSLLLG
- a CDS encoding FecR domain-containing protein; translated protein: MNDSYDSLFEALDPAESEALRHALGDDASTADALALWTALRARLGADLRRALPDFDLLVLYAIGEADPATLAPEEEARLIAARPSLERAIAAHPALDDVVRRIRADHAAFDAAWEAEPAPAPATVREEIGMRKRAEDRAPERPRAARRWAWRSAVAVAVVAFAAIMVFILQRDAGFETYDTAADETRTVTLDDGSTVMLAASSRLMVETEDDGERRVRLAGEALFEVVPSDEPFVVETATALTTVLGTTFGVDANELETEVVLANGSVKVATRVDPEQSVRLEPGQRSRVVGGQAPEPPARADVVASLAWTGTWYFHNAPADEVAERFSAHYGVPIMLDPSLASVRVGGAYSADRPAEESLQALAVSLGAQVEPDAAGGYRIVPAGR